In Tsuneonella amylolytica, one genomic interval encodes:
- the hisB gene encoding imidazoleglycerol-phosphate dehydratase HisB: MRTGRIERNTSETRILVEVDLDGTGAYDVSTGIGFLDHMTEQFSRHSLIDVTMRVEGDLHVDQHHTTEDSAIALGQALAQALGDKGGIGRYGSVYSPMDETLARVALDISGRPYFVWRAAFTQEKLGEWDTELVEHWFHSISQACGITLHCELVYGTNNHHICEALYKGFARAMRTAVEIDPRKGGAVPSTKGQLGG, from the coding sequence ATGCGGACCGGACGTATCGAGCGCAACACAAGCGAAACAAGGATCCTCGTCGAGGTCGATCTCGATGGGACGGGTGCGTACGACGTATCCACCGGTATCGGTTTCCTCGACCACATGACCGAGCAGTTCAGCCGCCATTCGCTGATCGACGTGACCATGCGCGTGGAAGGCGACCTCCACGTCGACCAGCACCATACCACCGAAGACAGCGCCATCGCGCTGGGCCAGGCGCTCGCGCAGGCGCTCGGCGACAAGGGCGGGATCGGGCGTTACGGCAGCGTCTATTCGCCGATGGACGAGACGCTCGCCCGGGTCGCGCTCGATATTTCGGGCCGTCCCTATTTCGTGTGGCGGGCCGCCTTCACCCAGGAAAAGCTGGGCGAGTGGGACACCGAGCTCGTCGAGCACTGGTTCCACTCCATCAGCCAGGCGTGCGGGATCACGCTCCATTGCGAGCTCGTCTACGGCACCAACAACCACCACATCTGCGAGGCGCTGTACAAGGGCTTCGCCCGCGCCATGCGCACGGCGGTGGAGATCGACCCGCGCAAGGGCGGTGCGGTGCCGAGCACCAAGGGCCAGCTGGGCGGCTGA
- the hisA gene encoding 1-(5-phosphoribosyl)-5-[(5-phosphoribosylamino)methylideneamino]imidazole-4-carboxamide isomerase, with the protein MIVFPAIDLKAGEVVRLAEGDMDRATVYGSDPAAQALLFAEAGAEHLHVVDLDGSFAGRAENRAAVEAIVSAFPGWVQLGGGIRTAEAVEGWFDLGVARVVMGSAALKDPQFVKDMAREFENGIVVAVDAKDGMVATEGWADVSDVPVVDLARRFEDAGVASLLFTDIGRDGMLKGINIDATLDLARRVDIPVIASGGVKGIDDIHILSLHAKEGVEGVITGRALYEGRLDLAAAIAMANR; encoded by the coding sequence ATGATCGTCTTTCCCGCCATCGATTTGAAAGCTGGCGAGGTCGTCCGCCTCGCCGAAGGCGATATGGACCGCGCGACCGTCTACGGCAGCGATCCCGCAGCGCAGGCGCTGCTGTTCGCCGAAGCGGGTGCCGAACATCTCCACGTGGTCGATCTCGACGGCTCGTTCGCCGGACGGGCCGAGAACCGCGCGGCGGTGGAAGCCATTGTGTCCGCGTTTCCCGGCTGGGTGCAGCTCGGTGGCGGCATCCGCACGGCAGAGGCGGTCGAGGGCTGGTTCGACCTCGGGGTGGCGCGGGTCGTGATGGGCTCGGCGGCGCTCAAGGACCCGCAATTCGTCAAGGACATGGCACGCGAGTTCGAGAACGGCATCGTCGTGGCGGTCGATGCGAAGGACGGCATGGTCGCGACCGAAGGCTGGGCCGACGTCAGCGACGTGCCGGTGGTCGATCTCGCCCGCCGGTTCGAGGATGCCGGCGTCGCCAGCCTGCTGTTCACCGACATCGGCCGCGACGGAATGCTGAAAGGGATCAACATCGACGCAACCCTCGACCTCGCGCGCAGGGTCGATATCCCGGTGATCGCCAGCGGCGGGGTCAAGGGCATCGACGACATTCACATCCTCTCGCTCCACGCGAAGGAGGGTGTCGAGGGCGTGATTACCGGCCGCGCGCTCTACGAAGGGCGGCTCGACCTCGCCGCGGCGATCGCGATGGCGAACCGGTGA
- a CDS encoding YbgC/FadM family acyl-CoA thioesterase, whose product MSVQPTLPGGTIDGARHLFAVRAYYEDTDLSGIVYHANYLRWFERARSDLVRMLGIDQRAAIESGEGAYAVADLHIRYARPAKLDDTIVIESTCTEMGAASVRIRQRAVRTAEAGDGELIAEQVVRVGFVDPAGRPRRQPAEWRAAFAKFSEGHK is encoded by the coding sequence ATGAGCGTACAACCCACATTGCCGGGCGGAACCATCGATGGCGCCCGCCACCTATTCGCGGTGCGCGCGTATTACGAGGACACCGACCTGTCGGGCATTGTTTATCATGCCAACTACCTGCGCTGGTTCGAACGCGCCCGCAGCGACCTCGTCCGCATGCTCGGCATCGACCAGCGCGCGGCGATCGAAAGCGGCGAAGGCGCTTACGCCGTGGCCGACCTTCACATCCGCTATGCCCGCCCGGCGAAGCTCGACGACACGATCGTGATCGAGAGCACCTGCACCGAAATGGGCGCGGCGAGCGTCCGCATCCGGCAGAGGGCCGTCCGGACCGCAGAAGCCGGGGACGGCGAACTGATCGCCGAACAGGTCGTGCGGGTCGGCTTCGTCGATCCCGCCGGTCGCCCGCGCCGCCAGCCCGCCGAATGGCGCGCGGCGTTCGCCAAGTTTTCCGAAGGACACAAATGA
- the pal gene encoding peptidoglycan-associated lipoprotein Pal has product MNRNVLLAGLMAGTALLGACKKDPPASLPPEPEATTSTANPGDMTGGVAQPGSQEHFVQGVNGQNVIYFDTNRYNVDSADAAALQTQAMYLGQYPQVTITIEGHADERGTREYNLALGERRANAAKNYLVGLGVLAARISVVSYGKERPVALGSDEQAWAQNRRAVSVVVN; this is encoded by the coding sequence ATGAACCGCAACGTCCTGCTCGCCGGCCTGATGGCCGGGACCGCCCTGCTCGGTGCGTGCAAGAAGGATCCGCCGGCCTCGCTGCCGCCCGAGCCCGAGGCCACCACCAGCACCGCCAATCCGGGCGACATGACCGGCGGGGTCGCGCAGCCGGGCTCACAGGAGCATTTCGTGCAGGGCGTGAACGGTCAGAACGTGATCTACTTCGACACCAACCGCTACAACGTCGACAGCGCCGATGCCGCCGCCCTCCAGACGCAGGCGATGTACCTCGGCCAGTATCCGCAGGTCACGATAACGATCGAAGGGCACGCCGACGAGCGCGGCACCCGCGAATACAACCTGGCGCTGGGCGAACGGCGCGCGAATGCGGCGAAGAACTACCTTGTCGGGCTCGGCGTATTGGCGGCCCGCATCAGCGTGGTAAGCTACGGCAAGGAACGCCCGGTCGCGCTGGGTTCGGACGAACAGGCGTGGGCGCAGAACCGCCGCGCCGTCTCGGTCGTCGTCAACTGA
- a CDS encoding ExbD/TolR family protein, producing MAMGLHRAGARGGSRARTPMAEINVTPLVDVMLVLLIIFMVTAPLLTAGVPIELPDSRANPVDQDPEQVTISIDRDGYIFIDKARVEVGGFPQALESVRPAGGEPPVVTLRADKGLDYGRVMAVMGELNRAGFNSISLVTNGSVPADAVMGGSVEAP from the coding sequence ATGGCAATGGGCCTTCACCGCGCCGGTGCCCGCGGGGGCAGCCGCGCCCGCACCCCGATGGCGGAAATCAACGTCACCCCGCTTGTCGACGTAATGCTGGTGCTGCTGATCATCTTCATGGTCACCGCGCCGCTCCTCACCGCCGGTGTCCCGATCGAACTGCCCGACAGCCGCGCCAATCCGGTCGACCAGGATCCCGAGCAGGTGACCATCTCGATCGACCGCGACGGATACATCTTCATCGACAAGGCGCGGGTGGAGGTTGGCGGCTTCCCGCAGGCGCTCGAAAGCGTGCGTCCGGCGGGCGGAGAGCCGCCGGTCGTCACCCTGCGCGCCGACAAGGGGTTGGACTACGGCCGGGTCATGGCGGTCATGGGCGAACTCAACCGGGCCGGTTTCAATTCGATCAGCCTGGTCACGAACGGATCGGTGCCCGCGGACGCGGTCATGGGCGGTTCAGTCGAAGCGCCATAG
- the tolB gene encoding Tol-Pal system beta propeller repeat protein TolB, with translation MKLLFATLLMLSAAPVMAQDLGQKPPSDTPVVTTEEEGLSGSVSFEGNLEDLGIAIPGFATDANAPTPANASGTAALGRELAQVVFNDLRNNGLFKPTGPAGLPQPTYPEITSPAWGTWTGRGTEMLVQGYVRAAGDGRLTVGCYLYDVALNRELARAGWVVTPTDWRRAAHKCADLVYSRLSGESPFFDSRIAYIAETGPKDNRVKRLAIMDTDGANHRFITTGRATALTPRYSPDYRRLMYLSYVDGNPRIYTYDIGTGRQTLVTQSRNPTFAPRWSPDGRSVLYSMAVNGNTDIYRVSAEGGQSVRLTDGPGIDIGGSYSPDGRQIVFESDRSGNQQCYVMNADGSNQRRISFGDGRCATPEWSPRGDQIAFTNASSFNISVMSPSGGGVRTLTNGWQDEAPTWAPNGRVIQFFRTERGSGRTGLYQVDLTGKNLRKLTTPVDGSDPAWGPILP, from the coding sequence ATGAAATTGCTCTTCGCCACCCTCCTCATGCTCTCCGCAGCGCCCGTCATGGCCCAGGACCTGGGGCAAAAGCCGCCGAGCGATACGCCGGTCGTGACCACCGAAGAGGAAGGCCTGTCGGGCTCGGTCAGCTTTGAAGGCAACCTGGAAGACCTCGGCATCGCCATCCCCGGCTTCGCGACCGACGCCAACGCGCCGACCCCGGCCAACGCCAGCGGCACCGCCGCGCTGGGGCGGGAACTGGCGCAGGTGGTCTTCAACGACCTGCGCAACAACGGCCTGTTCAAGCCGACCGGCCCCGCCGGCCTGCCGCAGCCGACCTATCCCGAGATCACCTCGCCCGCCTGGGGCACGTGGACCGGGCGCGGCACAGAGATGCTGGTGCAGGGCTACGTCCGCGCCGCCGGCGACGGGCGGCTGACGGTCGGGTGCTATCTCTACGACGTGGCGCTCAACCGCGAACTGGCGCGCGCGGGCTGGGTCGTCACCCCCACCGACTGGCGCCGCGCGGCGCACAAGTGTGCCGACCTCGTCTATTCGCGCCTGTCGGGCGAAAGCCCGTTCTTCGACAGCCGCATCGCCTACATCGCGGAGACGGGGCCCAAGGACAACCGCGTCAAGCGGCTAGCCATCATGGACACCGACGGGGCGAACCACCGCTTCATCACCACGGGCCGCGCGACCGCGCTGACCCCGCGCTATTCGCCCGACTACCGCAGGCTGATGTACCTCTCCTACGTCGACGGCAATCCGCGCATCTACACCTACGATATCGGTACCGGCCGCCAGACCCTCGTCACGCAGAGCCGGAACCCGACCTTCGCCCCGCGCTGGTCGCCCGACGGGCGCTCGGTACTCTATTCGATGGCCGTCAACGGCAACACCGATATCTACCGCGTCAGTGCGGAAGGCGGCCAGAGCGTGCGGCTGACCGACGGACCGGGCATCGACATCGGCGGATCGTATTCGCCGGACGGCCGGCAGATCGTGTTCGAGAGCGATCGCTCGGGCAACCAGCAGTGCTACGTCATGAATGCGGACGGGTCGAACCAGCGCCGCATCAGCTTCGGCGACGGGCGCTGCGCCACGCCCGAATGGAGCCCGCGCGGCGACCAGATCGCCTTCACCAACGCCAGCAGCTTCAACATCTCGGTCATGTCGCCTTCGGGCGGCGGGGTGCGCACCCTCACCAACGGCTGGCAGGACGAGGCCCCGACATGGGCGCCCAACGGCCGCGTGATCCAGTTCTTCCGGACCGAGCGCGGCTCCGGGCGCACGGGGCTTTACCAGGTCGATCTCACCGGCAAGAACCTGCGCAAGCTGACCACGCCGGTCGACGGTTCCGACCCCGCCTGGGGACCGATCCTGCCGTAA
- the hisF gene encoding imidazole glycerol phosphate synthase subunit HisF, with protein sequence MTVRIRVIPCLDVRDGRVVKGVNFVDLKDAGDPVEQAKAYDDAGADELCFLDISASHEGRGTLLDVVRRTAEVCFMPLTVGGGVRSVEDARALLLAGADKIAVNSAAVARPELVGEIAAKFGSQCVVASVDARRSGAGWQIFTHGGRKPTHIDAVEHAAKLAELGAGELLVTSMDGDGTKAGYDLALTREIADAVSVPVVASGGVGNLQHFVEGVTLGHASAVLAASIFHFGTHTIAEAHQALRDAGLPARGV encoded by the coding sequence ATGACCGTCCGCATCCGCGTCATCCCCTGCCTCGACGTGCGCGACGGGCGCGTGGTGAAGGGTGTGAACTTCGTCGACCTGAAGGATGCCGGCGATCCGGTCGAGCAGGCAAAGGCCTACGACGACGCGGGCGCGGACGAACTGTGCTTCCTCGACATTTCGGCCAGCCACGAAGGGCGCGGCACGCTGCTCGACGTGGTGCGGCGCACGGCGGAAGTATGCTTCATGCCGCTCACCGTCGGGGGCGGGGTCCGCTCGGTCGAGGATGCCCGCGCGCTGCTCCTGGCGGGCGCGGACAAGATCGCGGTGAACAGCGCCGCGGTCGCGCGGCCCGAACTGGTGGGCGAGATCGCGGCGAAGTTCGGCAGCCAGTGCGTCGTCGCCAGCGTGGATGCGCGGCGCAGCGGGGCGGGCTGGCAGATCTTCACCCACGGCGGGCGCAAGCCGACGCATATCGACGCGGTCGAGCACGCGGCGAAACTGGCCGAACTGGGCGCAGGCGAGCTGCTCGTCACCTCGATGGACGGCGACGGGACGAAAGCCGGCTACGACCTCGCGCTCACCCGCGAGATCGCCGATGCGGTCTCGGTTCCGGTCGTCGCCAGCGGCGGGGTCGGCAACCTCCAGCATTTTGTCGAGGGGGTGACGCTGGGCCACGCGAGCGCCGTTCTGGCGGCCAGCATCTTCCACTTCGGCACGCATACCATCGCCGAAGCACACCAGGCGCTGCGCGATGCAGGCCTCCCCGCACGCGGCGTCTGA
- a CDS encoding SDR family oxidoreductase codes for MADADTRNLSDAHTARTPLEGRKAIITGGTTGIGRAIGILLASYGVEIFTCGRTQAHLDDALERMNEVGKAGGIACDVSDPEQLDRFFAQADETLGDWDIAVVNAAVPAEGVTDMSEDEMRYAIATDFTAYLVSAHKAVAKLKDKGDIVLIGSYSTHKLGPGSTVYAGCKAGVHGFAEALRREVSEDGIKVSLVVPALTGSDFQYPDIPADEQREKINAEEMLRAEDIAVAVHFALTQPRRAVIQEMVVMQRQTDA; via the coding sequence ATGGCCGATGCCGATACCCGCAACCTGTCCGATGCCCACACCGCGCGCACTCCGCTGGAAGGGCGCAAAGCCATCATCACCGGCGGCACGACGGGGATCGGCCGCGCGATCGGCATCCTGCTCGCAAGCTACGGCGTCGAGATTTTCACCTGCGGCCGCACGCAAGCCCATCTCGACGACGCGCTCGAACGGATGAACGAGGTCGGCAAGGCCGGCGGCATCGCCTGTGATGTCTCGGACCCCGAACAGCTCGACCGCTTCTTCGCGCAGGCCGACGAAACGCTGGGCGACTGGGACATCGCGGTCGTCAACGCCGCCGTCCCGGCCGAAGGCGTGACCGACATGAGCGAGGACGAGATGCGCTACGCCATCGCGACCGACTTCACCGCCTATCTCGTCAGCGCGCACAAGGCGGTGGCGAAGCTGAAGGACAAGGGCGACATCGTCCTCATCGGGTCGTACTCCACCCACAAGCTTGGGCCCGGCTCGACTGTCTATGCGGGCTGCAAGGCTGGCGTCCACGGGTTCGCCGAGGCCCTTCGGCGCGAGGTGTCGGAGGACGGCATCAAGGTCAGCCTCGTGGTGCCCGCGCTCACCGGCAGCGACTTCCAGTATCCCGATATCCCCGCCGACGAGCAGCGCGAGAAGATCAACGCCGAAGAGATGCTGCGGGCCGAGGACATCGCGGTCGCAGTGCACTTTGCCCTCACCCAGCCGCGCCGTGCGGTGATCCAGGAAATGGTCGTGATGCAGCGGCAGACCGACGCCTGA
- the tolQ gene encoding protein TolQ encodes MTDLITLAAATAGPGRLDPVQLFLDADIVVQAVMLGLLLASVWTWTIIVSFSMRMAAVRRRCRDYETDFWEADSFDALMAKRGKKDIASARVAAAGMREWKASVKNGRVADRDGLRQRLAGAMHGQVAVEADELANRLNFLATVGSVAPFVGLFGTVWGIMNSFFQIGQQQNSSLAVVAPGISEALFATAIGLFAAIPAVIAYNRFSHSVNAFEARMQRFADRFHTSLSREIEAH; translated from the coding sequence ATGACCGATCTCATCACCCTCGCCGCGGCCACGGCCGGCCCCGGCAGGCTCGACCCCGTCCAGCTGTTCCTCGATGCCGACATCGTCGTGCAGGCCGTCATGCTCGGGCTGCTGCTCGCCAGCGTGTGGACCTGGACGATCATCGTCAGCTTCAGCATGCGGATGGCCGCCGTCCGCCGCCGCTGCCGCGACTACGAGACCGACTTCTGGGAAGCCGACAGCTTCGACGCGCTGATGGCCAAGCGCGGCAAGAAGGACATCGCCAGCGCCCGCGTCGCCGCCGCCGGCATGCGCGAATGGAAGGCGTCGGTGAAGAATGGCCGCGTGGCCGACCGCGACGGTCTGCGCCAGCGTTTGGCGGGCGCGATGCACGGACAGGTCGCCGTGGAGGCCGACGAGCTCGCCAACCGCCTCAACTTCCTGGCCACGGTGGGGTCGGTCGCGCCCTTCGTCGGGCTTTTCGGCACCGTCTGGGGCATCATGAACAGCTTCTTCCAGATCGGGCAGCAGCAGAATTCCAGCCTCGCGGTCGTCGCGCCGGGCATTTCGGAGGCGCTGTTCGCGACGGCGATCGGCCTGTTCGCGGCGATCCCGGCGGTCATCGCCTACAACCGCTTCAGCCATTCGGTGAACGCGTTCGAGGCGCGGATGCAGCGCTTCGCCGACCGCTTCCACACCAGCCTCAGCCGCGAGATCGAGGCGCACTGA
- the hisH gene encoding imidazole glycerol phosphate synthase subunit HisH, with the protein MAEAIALIDYGAGNLHSVHNALRAAGAGHVHVTADPDIVRGAQRIVLPGVGSFKACANGLKAIPGLVEALEERVLEGGVPFLGICVGMQLLATRGKEHGTTRGLGWIAGEVRPIERSDPAIKVPHMGWNDVRPMRHADGASLIEAGEAYFLHSFHFAVADGHHVAAMTDHGGGLVAAVARDNIVGVQFHPEKSQAYGLDLLARFLDWRP; encoded by the coding sequence ATGGCCGAAGCGATCGCCCTCATCGACTACGGCGCGGGCAACCTCCATTCGGTGCACAACGCGCTTCGGGCGGCGGGCGCGGGTCACGTTCACGTGACCGCCGATCCCGACATCGTGCGCGGAGCGCAGCGGATCGTCCTGCCCGGGGTGGGCAGCTTCAAGGCCTGCGCCAACGGCCTGAAGGCCATTCCCGGCCTTGTCGAGGCGCTGGAGGAGCGCGTGCTCGAAGGGGGCGTACCGTTCCTCGGCATTTGCGTCGGGATGCAGCTTCTCGCCACGCGGGGGAAGGAACACGGAACGACCAGGGGGCTCGGCTGGATTGCCGGGGAAGTCCGGCCCATCGAGCGCAGCGATCCCGCCATCAAGGTGCCGCACATGGGCTGGAACGACGTGCGGCCCATGCGCCACGCGGACGGCGCGTCCCTGATCGAGGCAGGCGAAGCATACTTCCTGCACTCGTTTCACTTCGCCGTTGCCGACGGTCATCACGTCGCCGCGATGACCGACCACGGCGGCGGACTGGTCGCGGCGGTGGCGCGCGACAACATCGTCGGAGTGCAGTTCCACCCGGAAAAGAGCCAGGCGTACGGCCTCGATCTGCTCGCCCGGTTTCTCGACTGGCGGCCTTAG
- a CDS encoding histidine triad nucleotide-binding protein → MPIDPTLPYDEANIFAKILRGEIPSKKVYEDDHALAFHDIAPQAPVHILVIPKGAYVSWDDFTAKASDAEIAGFARAVGHVAREAGLVDAGYRVLYNVGVNGGQEVPHLHAHIFGGKPLGRMIG, encoded by the coding sequence ATGCCGATCGACCCCACCCTCCCTTACGACGAGGCGAACATCTTCGCGAAGATCCTGCGCGGCGAAATCCCGTCGAAGAAGGTCTACGAGGACGATCACGCCCTCGCCTTTCACGACATCGCCCCGCAGGCTCCGGTGCACATCCTCGTGATCCCCAAGGGTGCCTACGTCAGCTGGGACGACTTCACCGCCAAGGCGTCCGATGCCGAGATCGCGGGGTTCGCCCGCGCAGTCGGGCATGTCGCGCGCGAGGCGGGGCTGGTCGATGCGGGATACCGCGTACTTTACAACGTGGGAGTCAACGGCGGGCAGGAAGTGCCCCACCTCCACGCGCACATCTTCGGCGGCAAGCCGCTCGGTCGGATGATCGGGTGA
- the gmk gene encoding guanylate kinase, producing the protein MPDTQSEALKRRGLMFVLSSPSGAGKTTISRMLLEAEDSIKLSVSATTRTPRPGEIDGVHYHFVDEATFDRMVEEDDFYEWAHVFGHRYGTPKGHIRGALKDGQDFLFDIDWQGTQQLYQKDRQDVVSVFILPPSLPELRRRLESRAQDSADVIASRMDRARGEISHWAEYEYVVINDDVDACFAKVREILHAERMERTRQTGLIPFVRELMGG; encoded by the coding sequence ATGCCCGATACCCAATCCGAAGCCTTAAAGCGCCGCGGCCTCATGTTCGTACTGTCGTCTCCGTCGGGCGCCGGCAAGACGACGATCAGTCGCATGCTTCTCGAAGCGGAGGACAGCATCAAACTGTCGGTCAGCGCGACGACCCGAACGCCAAGGCCGGGGGAAATCGACGGCGTCCACTATCACTTCGTCGACGAGGCGACCTTCGACCGGATGGTGGAGGAGGACGATTTCTACGAGTGGGCCCACGTTTTCGGCCACCGCTACGGTACGCCCAAGGGGCACATCCGCGGGGCGCTCAAGGACGGGCAGGATTTCCTGTTCGACATCGACTGGCAGGGCACGCAGCAACTCTACCAGAAGGACCGTCAGGACGTGGTCAGCGTCTTCATCCTGCCGCCCAGCCTGCCGGAACTGCGTCGCCGCCTCGAATCGCGCGCGCAGGACAGCGCCGACGTCATCGCGAGCCGCATGGACCGCGCCCGCGGCGAGATCAGTCACTGGGCGGAATACGAGTACGTCGTGATCAACGACGATGTCGACGCGTGCTTCGCGAAAGTGCGCGAGATCCTTCATGCCGAGCGGATGGAGCGCACCCGCCAGACCGGCCTCATCCCGTTCGTTCGGGAACTGATGGGCGGCTGA
- a CDS encoding SspB family protein has translation MSDDEAPDSLIPYDEIVQEALRAVVGRVLGEVQASGGTLPGNHHFYITFKTGAPGVSIPPHLKERFSDEMTIVLQNKFWDLGVDDDGFTVGLTFNQVPAKLEIPFAAITAFVDPAVDFGLQFQATVADMMPEAHEAAENDSPEQAPHPAVTESDDGSNVVTVDFGRKK, from the coding sequence ATGAGCGACGACGAAGCCCCCGACAGCCTGATCCCCTACGACGAGATCGTGCAGGAAGCATTGCGCGCCGTGGTCGGCCGTGTGCTGGGCGAGGTGCAGGCATCGGGCGGCACGCTGCCCGGCAACCACCACTTCTACATCACCTTCAAGACCGGCGCGCCCGGTGTATCCATCCCGCCCCATCTCAAGGAGCGGTTCTCGGACGAGATGACCATCGTCCTGCAGAACAAATTCTGGGATCTGGGCGTGGACGACGACGGGTTCACCGTCGGACTCACCTTCAACCAGGTGCCTGCCAAGCTCGAGATACCGTTCGCGGCGATCACTGCGTTCGTGGACCCGGCGGTCGACTTCGGCCTGCAGTTCCAGGCGACCGTCGCCGACATGATGCCCGAAGCGCATGAGGCGGCCGAGAACGACTCGCCGGAACAGGCGCCGCATCCCGCCGTTACTGAAAGCGACGACGGATCGAACGTCGTCACGGTCGACTTCGGCCGCAAGAAGTAG
- a CDS encoding TonB C-terminal domain-containing protein, with product MVFADLRTEEKLGLGIALALHVALAAALLVQPETRAVVPPVEKMTVNLTTDVGLTATAPDPVPTSAAASAPVFSPEPAAPEPVAAPEPAPAPEPFVQPRPEPPRAKPVERAVAKPQPAPVRKPATKPQPKPVERTAAAPQPKAQPKPATQPRRVASTATRQPSTSKPAGASRVGSDFLAGAGDSTTTRETRTPASQIGASAKASLFQQIAKELRPKWQPPSGPEVEKLVTKVRFRLNADGSLIGRPEVVRQTGETDTNKPQASRHAEQAIRAVQLAAPFDLPEEYYEAFKVVTVDFDWKLAQ from the coding sequence ATGGTATTCGCCGATCTCCGCACCGAAGAGAAGCTGGGCCTCGGCATAGCGCTCGCGCTGCACGTGGCGCTGGCGGCCGCGCTGCTGGTGCAGCCGGAAACGCGCGCCGTGGTGCCGCCGGTCGAGAAGATGACGGTCAACCTCACGACCGACGTGGGCCTGACCGCGACCGCGCCCGATCCCGTTCCCACCAGCGCGGCGGCCAGCGCGCCGGTGTTCTCGCCCGAACCCGCCGCGCCCGAGCCGGTCGCCGCCCCCGAACCCGCCCCTGCGCCGGAGCCATTCGTTCAGCCGCGGCCGGAACCGCCGCGAGCCAAGCCCGTCGAGCGCGCGGTCGCCAAACCGCAGCCCGCGCCGGTCCGCAAGCCTGCGACCAAACCGCAGCCCAAGCCGGTCGAGCGTACCGCCGCGGCCCCCCAGCCCAAGGCCCAGCCCAAACCTGCGACCCAGCCGCGCCGCGTCGCGAGCACAGCCACCCGGCAACCGAGCACGTCGAAGCCTGCCGGTGCCAGCCGCGTCGGCAGCGATTTCCTCGCCGGGGCGGGCGACAGCACGACCACCCGCGAGACGCGCACCCCCGCCAGCCAGATCGGCGCGAGCGCAAAGGCCAGCCTGTTCCAACAGATCGCCAAGGAACTGCGCCCCAAGTGGCAACCGCCCAGCGGCCCCGAGGTCGAGAAGCTGGTGACCAAGGTCCGGTTTCGCCTGAACGCCGACGGCAGCCTGATCGGCCGGCCCGAAGTCGTGCGCCAGACGGGTGAGACCGACACCAACAAGCCCCAGGCCAGCCGCCACGCCGAACAGGCCATCCGCGCGGTGCAACTGGCCGCCCCGTTCGACTTGCCCGAGGAATACTACGAGGCATTCAAGGTCGTGACGGTCGATTTCGATTGGAAGCTCGCACAATGA
- a CDS encoding PEP-CTERM sorting domain-containing protein yields the protein MDHVATSLLLALTAPVQAAGTVVTEPSTLALFALGIVGVIVGRHGSRGKRD from the coding sequence ATGGACCATGTAGCCACGTCTCTCCTCCTCGCGCTCACCGCTCCGGTGCAGGCCGCAGGGACGGTGGTGACCGAACCGTCCACCCTCGCCCTCTTCGCGCTCGGCATAGTGGGCGTTATCGTGGGCCGTCACGGTTCGCGCGGCAAGCGCGACTAG
- a CDS encoding phosphoribosyl-ATP diphosphatase, which translates to MDTLARLEATIASRLAAGDASASYVAQLHARGLPVVARKLGEEAVETIVAALSSTREDLIGEAADVLFHLLVLLAEKGVTLNEVLAELDRRDGVSGLDEKAARPSASETA; encoded by the coding sequence ATGGACACGCTCGCCCGCCTCGAAGCCACCATCGCCAGCCGCCTCGCCGCCGGCGACGCCAGCGCCAGCTACGTCGCGCAGCTTCATGCGCGCGGCCTGCCGGTCGTCGCGCGCAAGCTGGGCGAGGAAGCGGTCGAGACGATCGTCGCGGCATTGTCGAGCACGCGCGAGGACCTGATCGGGGAAGCGGCCGACGTATTGTTCCACCTCCTCGTCCTGCTGGCCGAAAAGGGCGTCACGCTCAACGAGGTGCTTGCCGAACTCGACCGTCGGGACGGCGTGTCCGGACTGGACGAAAAGGCCGCGAGGCCGAGCGCAAGCGAGACAGCCTGA